A genome region from Megalobrama amblycephala isolate DHTTF-2021 linkage group LG16, ASM1881202v1, whole genome shotgun sequence includes the following:
- the LOC125248257 gene encoding ribonuclease inhibitor-like produces the protein MLPVITATRSAELWDCGVTDEGCAALASALRPNPSHLRKMHLSGNKLGDSGVKMISAVLENPHCKLEDLGFSNCGVTDEGCAALASALRSNPSHLRQLNLSGNNLGDSAVKMISAVLENPHCKLEKLQ, from the exons GTTGTGGGATTGtggtgtcacagatgaaggttgtgctgctctggcttcagctctgagaccaaacccctcacacctgagaaaaATGCATCTGTCTGggaataaactaggagactcGGGAGTGAAGATGATTTCTGCTGTACTGGagaatcctcactgtaaactggaggaTCTGGG gttcagtaattgtggtgtcacagatgaaggttgtgctgctctggcttcagctctgagatcaaacccctcacacctgagacaACTGAATCTGTCTGGGAATAATCTAGGAGACTCGGCAGTGAAGATGATTTCTGCTGTACTGGagaatcctcactgtaaacttgAGAAGCTACAGTAA